In the Chlorobium limicola DSM 245 genome, one interval contains:
- a CDS encoding lysophospholipid acyltransferase family protein encodes MNLRSLLFFLILIPVMFVGMSIALVVSLFEQSGDFFARIASWWGRFSAVLFGIAIEVTGRDNYRTDRNYLVISNHAGMADIPLLLGAMKLNLRFVAKEELGKIPVFGWALKRSGYVMIKRGQNREALKSLLTVADVLKSGKSVHIFPEGTRSETGKLLPFKRGAFLVAQKGGVPLLPVTIIGSNLITPKKSLRINKGKVKMVIGKPLDPSQFSNVEALMDASRREIENNLRQYGSNQN; translated from the coding sequence ATGAACCTTCGATCGCTGCTTTTTTTTCTCATTCTGATACCTGTCATGTTTGTCGGGATGTCGATCGCGCTCGTCGTCAGCCTGTTTGAGCAGAGTGGTGATTTTTTTGCCCGCATAGCCTCATGGTGGGGCCGGTTCAGCGCGGTTCTTTTCGGTATTGCCATCGAGGTAACCGGCAGAGACAATTACCGAACGGACAGAAACTACCTTGTCATCAGCAACCACGCGGGCATGGCCGACATTCCGCTGCTGCTGGGAGCTATGAAGCTGAATCTTCGTTTTGTGGCAAAAGAGGAGTTGGGAAAAATACCGGTATTCGGTTGGGCTCTCAAACGATCGGGTTATGTCATGATCAAACGAGGTCAGAACCGTGAAGCCCTGAAAAGCCTCCTGACGGTTGCCGATGTCCTCAAAAGCGGAAAGTCCGTGCATATTTTTCCGGAAGGCACCCGGTCGGAAACGGGAAAACTGCTGCCGTTCAAACGCGGCGCTTTTCTGGTAGCCCAGAAAGGCGGAGTCCCGCTGCTGCCGGTTACCATTATCGGCAGCAACCTGATCACTCCGAAAAAAAGCCTCAGAATCAATAAGGGAAAAGTGAAAATGGTTATCGGCAAACCTCTCGACCCTTCGCAGTTCAGCAACGTCGAAGCCCTTATGGACGCGTCAAGGCGAGAGATCGAAAACAATCTCAGGCAGTACGGCAGCAATCAGAACTGA
- the thrC gene encoding threonine synthase, with translation MIYFSTNKSSTPVSIKKATLEGLAPDGGLYVPSEIPVFSAPEMQLLEDGSFNNIAFAIARKFICGEIPPDQLSDIIDSCYPFETPLVELEKGTFIEELFSGPTLAFKDYGARFLARLTGYFASEERKLITVLVATSGDTGSAVAYGFQGIQNTRVVLLYPSGKVSRLQEQQLTTAGGNVQALEVQGDFDDCQRLVKQAFTDPELKERLTLTSANSINISRLIPQSFYYAWATLHLKAQYGLEQPVFSVPSGNYGNLTAGVLARMMGFPIGHFIAASNANDSVTRYLDEGRYDPHPTIPTLSTAMDVGNPSNFARLRHFYGNDHHAMGKDITGIAISDDATVATIRDIFRRYGYVIDPHTAVGFRALEEYRQTSGSRSPGIVLSTAHPAKFLEVIEDALEKEIEIPERLSVVLEKKKQAAMIGTDYRELADFLKHLER, from the coding sequence ATGATCTATTTCAGTACGAATAAATCTTCCACTCCGGTCTCTATAAAAAAAGCCACCCTCGAGGGACTTGCCCCTGACGGCGGACTCTATGTCCCATCGGAAATACCGGTTTTTTCAGCTCCTGAGATGCAGCTGCTTGAAGACGGAAGTTTCAACAATATCGCATTTGCCATAGCAAGGAAATTCATCTGCGGGGAGATCCCGCCCGATCAGCTCAGCGACATTATCGACAGCTGCTATCCGTTTGAAACCCCGCTTGTCGAACTGGAAAAAGGAACCTTTATCGAGGAGCTGTTTTCTGGACCGACTCTGGCCTTCAAGGATTACGGCGCAAGGTTTCTGGCCAGGCTTACCGGCTACTTCGCATCGGAGGAGCGGAAGCTCATCACGGTTCTTGTCGCTACTTCCGGCGATACCGGCAGTGCTGTTGCCTATGGATTTCAGGGAATTCAGAACACCAGGGTAGTGCTGCTCTACCCCTCCGGAAAAGTAAGCCGCCTGCAGGAACAGCAGCTAACCACCGCAGGGGGCAATGTACAGGCTCTGGAAGTGCAGGGCGACTTCGACGACTGCCAGCGGCTGGTCAAGCAGGCGTTTACCGATCCGGAACTGAAGGAACGGCTTACCCTGACCTCGGCAAACTCCATCAACATATCACGGCTGATTCCGCAGTCATTCTATTATGCCTGGGCAACGCTGCATCTGAAAGCTCAATACGGACTTGAACAGCCGGTATTCTCGGTACCAAGCGGAAACTATGGCAACCTTACTGCAGGCGTTCTTGCCCGGATGATGGGCTTTCCTATCGGCCACTTCATCGCGGCATCGAACGCCAACGACAGCGTCACCCGCTATCTTGACGAGGGCCGTTACGACCCCCATCCGACGATCCCGACACTTTCTACAGCCATGGATGTCGGCAATCCGAGCAACTTTGCCCGGCTCCGGCACTTTTACGGAAACGACCACCATGCCATGGGTAAGGACATCACGGGTATCGCGATTTCCGATGATGCTACCGTCGCTACAATCCGCGATATTTTCAGGCGTTACGGCTATGTTATCGATCCGCACACCGCCGTAGGATTCCGGGCACTCGAAGAGTACCGTCAGACAAGCGGGAGCCGCTCGCCGGGAATAGTTCTGTCAACGGCTCATCCGGCAAAATTCCTCGAAGTCATCGAGGATGCGCTGGAAAAAGAGATCGAAATTCCGGAACGCCTTTCGGTGGTGCTCGAAAAGAAAAAACAGGCCGCCATGATCGGCACCGATTACAGAGAACTCGCCGACTTCCTTAAACATCTGGAACGATAA